GAAGGAAAAACCTATGCCCGGGGAACCTATGTGTACGACGTTTTTCAGGAAAAACAATCGAGGCTTGCTCCTCTGGAAAGCATCCTGTCGGCCTTTCTCTTTAGGAGTCCAAGCCTTGAAAAAAAAGTAGATAGCCGAGGCTGGCGATACGAAACAAAACCCCTTACGACCTATCGTCTAAGGCTGGAAAGGCTTGCCCAGCACCTTTCTGTTCCTATTACCGCGTCCGAGGGTGACGGTTCCCCGTTGACGCTGCCTTCTTTATCATCACCGGTAACTTCGAATACCCTTTCTGTTTTTGGGCCCGGAAGACAGGCCCTGTCGGCGAGGGACTTCCTTTCCGAGTATAGCGAGAAAATACGACGCCTTCCCTCTCCGAAAGGAATTCCCTTCGGGAAATACCTCGCCCAGCGTTCAGGAGAAGAACTGGGGATTCTCATGACCCTGGCGCCCCTTGCCGCTGCACTTCGCCATCGTCAGAAGGAACTTTCTCTGTGGGAGCTCTTTGAAATGGTCGTAACCAGGGCCCTTACAGAGATAGAACAATTTCTGTAAGAAGTCCTTTACGGAGAAGAAAAGCCCACGACGCCGTACCCTACAAAAGAATAGGACGGATACCTATCGGCGCTGGTAGCGTACTCAATGAGGTGAACGCGGGTATATCCTGCCTCATCGGCGAAACCGAGGGTCCCCAACACCGCTCCGATGGAACAGGCCGAATAGTCTTGATGGGCCCGCTTCAGGATTTCCTCAGGATCCCGGCGCTGAATAGCGTCGAGGAGCATCTTGTCATTTACCTCTTTAACCCAACCGAGGGCAGCCTTTCCCACCCCCTGGGGAACAAAGCCATAATTGGGCCCATAGTGGGTAAGGTCGGTAGAACCAACCACCCCACAGGGATACCCCAGTTCCCGGGCAATCCGGGCTATGGTCTTACCTATCCTGTATGATTCAAGCGAAGGGGGCAAGCGTAGCCATACTATTTGGACAGCGGGGAAAAGATAGTGAATCATGGGGAGCTGCACTTCCACCGTATTATCCACCTCTTCATCTTCTATCCAAGAAATAAGTTGCTGGATTTTTTGGGTAAACTCCCCATCTACCGGTAACACACCAAGGGGTGTTTCTACCCCATCGCGGCTCATAATTCGCGGCGTATCCCGCGAAGAAAGGTGTCCCCCTATTACGACGAGGGTCTTGCATTCTTTAGAAAGAAGCTCAAGGCCATGGAGGGCGAGGCTCCCCGAAAAATACCAGCCCGCATGGGGTACTACCACGGCCCCACAGGAAAATGATGGAGGGTTTTTTTGTCGTTGTTCTTCCACAAAGGTCTGGATAGCTTCTCTGGTATCGGGGTACCACCCCGGCGGAAGGCCCCGCTTACGAATAGATTTCGTCATTTTTACACACCCTCCTCAGTGGGGTTGATGAGGAAAAGTATAATTATTCTAGCACGAATCAAGAAAAACGTATATAATACACACCATGCATATCAATAAATCTTTTTTTATCCTTCTTTTCTGCACGTTGATGTATGTCCTTGCGCTTACTTTTGGTGGAATCAAGATTTTTCAAGATATTCAAGAACGGACCCGCAAAGGAGAAGCGGAATTCTTAGACCTAGCCGCAAAAACCAGTGGGGCCGCGGTCTATGGTTTTCTGTCCGAACCTTTTCAGGAAACTATCCGGGATTTTCTTGCCTCTTCCCAGATTTTAAAGGCAGTCCTTATAACTGGCCCCAGCGGCGTGGAATTTGCCTATGAAAAAGAAGGGGGATATATCGACTGGGTCAAGGGGCCTACCTTTGTTGCCTCATCCTTTCCCTTTATGCCCCGTCCTCTTTCTGCACCATTGCGGGTTGAAGGGGTAAGAAACGTTGTTCTATCAGCTCAGGGTGAATACCTGGACTGGACTTTTATACACCAAATTCTTCTCTCATCGCTGATTGTGATTAGCGCGACCTTACTGCTTGCTATCCTGTCCTATATCCTTGAAAAGAATCTTTCCTTTGCCCAGAAGACAGAAGGTCAATATGCTGCGAAAGATCAAGAAAGATCGACGGGCGCTGCGGTCCCCGTTGAGGATACTCTTTCCTCTCCCCTATCCAATCCTGAAACGGAAGATCTTTTTGAAATCCCCCGCCTTGATATATCTGAAGAGGACACTCCTATCCAGGAAACCGAAGGAGCCTCTCAATCAGCGGCAAAC
This is a stretch of genomic DNA from Treponema sp. J25. It encodes these proteins:
- a CDS encoding diguanylate cyclase, translated to MHINKSFFILLFCTLMYVLALTFGGIKIFQDIQERTRKGEAEFLDLAAKTSGAAVYGFLSEPFQETIRDFLASSQILKAVLITGPSGVEFAYEKEGGYIDWVKGPTFVASSFPFMPRPLSAPLRVEGVRNVVLSAQGEYLDWTFIHQILLSSLIVISATLLLAILSYILEKNLSFAQKTEGQYAAKDQERSTGAAVPVEDTLSSPLSNPETEDLFEIPRLDISEEDTPIQETEGASQSAANKTQGTEPLLYTPHTGVSWESHLEERLAAELHRSASFDQDLALLIIEAPEVHEQDLPLLAEKIVGFFTFRDMVFEWGKEGFSVILPNIDLDHAFKMADEFYTKLYKDPDTRHIGVAIGITSRSGRLVEASRLRREAEEALRKARQEKSHPIVAFKSDPDKYRAYLKKQEET
- the amrB gene encoding AmmeMemoRadiSam system protein B, which gives rise to MTKSIRKRGLPPGWYPDTREAIQTFVEEQRQKNPPSFSCGAVVVPHAGWYFSGSLALHGLELLSKECKTLVVIGGHLSSRDTPRIMSRDGVETPLGVLPVDGEFTQKIQQLISWIEDEEVDNTVEVQLPMIHYLFPAVQIVWLRLPPSLESYRIGKTIARIARELGYPCGVVGSTDLTHYGPNYGFVPQGVGKAALGWVKEVNDKMLLDAIQRRDPEEILKRAHQDYSACSIGAVLGTLGFADEAGYTRVHLIEYATSADRYPSYSFVGYGVVGFSSP